The Desulfatirhabdium butyrativorans DSM 18734 genomic interval TTTATGAAAATCCGGAAGCCCATGTGCATAACATTGTTTTTTCCATATTTGTCGATTTTGGATTTCTCGGATTTGGTGTTTTCTCGATTATTCTCTTGTCCTCATTGAAATCTTTTTATGCAGGCTGGTGGACGTTAAGAGATTCCCTGATGAAAGCGCTTTTCCTGTCGGCCGCAGCTGGTATAGTAAGCATTGCTATTTCCGGAATGCTGGATTATGACTATAATTTCAATCTGTTGTGGTATGCTGCGGCAATCTGTTGCGCCATTTATCGGAATGCTATCCGAACCCCTTCTTTTCGGGGAAGGGATGTAAAGATGGACCAATCTGTCTTTTTTGAGCACCCTTCATGCCAAAACCAAATTCAAAGAAGATGCGCAGGGTAAAAAGGGGCGGTAAGGCATCGTCCAATCGGGGATAATTTCATGACGATGATGGAAATGATCAGGGAGCATAAACGGATATTGCTCTTTTTGTTTGTTGCGGCTTTTGCTTTGCGGGCGGCTTATCTGATTCTGATGGCAGTCGTGTTCGATTACCGGATTCTGGCGCGTGATTATGAGTATGGCGTCATTGCAAACTCCTTGATTGCGGGTAAGGGATACAGTGTGCCGTTGGCCGAGTTCGTTGAAAACGAGGGGGCAATCCATAATCTGGATCATTACAGACCGACAGCATACCATCTGCCTTTTTACCCAATGATGCTGGCAGCCGTTTATGGTTTAAGTGAAAGCCCGTTGTCAAAGCATATCGTTATGTGGATTCAAGCCGTTGTTGGTTCATTTACATGCCTGATTCTCTATCTGGTTGCATACGAGCTGTATCGGGACAAATGGACGGCCCTCATTGCAGGGATTATTATGACGGTTTATCCAACATTTATTGTGCATGTCTCAAGCTTGGTGCCAGAAACACTGTTGTTGTTCTGGTTCTCGTTGAGCATGCTCGGTTTGCTTGTACTCAGAAATGATGGCGGCTGGGGCAACGCAATTCTTACCGGAATATTTCTGGGAGTATCTATTTTAACCTCCAATGTTCTTGTTCCCATCATTCCCTCCTTGTTGATATGGCTGTTTGTATCAATGAATGGGACAGCCAAAACGAAAAGTTTTCGGATAATGGCGCTCGTCTTCACCATGTCATTCGTGATTGCTCCACTGCTTGTCCGAAACTTCATTGTTTTCGATATGTTTCCCCTGCTGAAATCGACAGCCGGAACGAATTTATGGCTTGGTAACAATCCTCTGGCGACCGGGACATTTTATTTGCAGAACGGGGAGAAGGCCAGCACGATTTTGCCGAAAGCTTTCGTTGAAGCGCAGTGTCTTTCCGAAACGGAACAGGACCATATTCTCTATGAACAAGCGATGCGTTACATACAAAACAATCCGATACGGTTCATCAAACTGTTTTTAATCAAACTCTATTACTTTTTATGGTTTCCACCGGATCATCTCCTGTCCAGGGAAGCCGGGATTCTGAAAAAGATTTCCATGGCCCCCTATATACTTCTATTGGC includes:
- a CDS encoding ArnT family glycosyltransferase, which gives rise to MTMMEMIREHKRILLFLFVAAFALRAAYLILMAVVFDYRILARDYEYGVIANSLIAGKGYSVPLAEFVENEGAIHNLDHYRPTAYHLPFYPMMLAAVYGLSESPLSKHIVMWIQAVVGSFTCLILYLVAYELYRDKWTALIAGIIMTVYPTFIVHVSSLVPETLLLFWFSLSMLGLLVLRNDGGWGNAILTGIFLGVSILTSNVLVPIIPSLLIWLFVSMNGTAKTKSFRIMALVFTMSFVIAPLLVRNFIVFDMFPLLKSTAGTNLWLGNNPLATGTFYLQNGEKASTILPKAFVEAQCLSETEQDHILYEQAMRYIQNNPIRFIKLFLIKLYYFLWFPPDHLLSREAGILKKISMAPYILLLAGCMIGIYMAIGKYPKETFLLCAVILTVALLYSVFIVGHPRYRMTIEPYMIILLSYAVKAWIAKTSLFKQRRSS